Below is a genomic region from Drosophila albomicans strain 15112-1751.03 chromosome 2R, ASM965048v2, whole genome shotgun sequence.
GTACATTagcgcccacacacacactaagagtgaaagagatagagagacactcacacatgctACATGCACGCATCTATGAGTTTTGCGACTCTCcaaggaaattaaaaaacaactaaaacaaattaactATGTAATGACAAAGtcttatatatacatatgctcACATACTTACTTACCTCCAAGCatcattcccattcccattcccattcgcaATCTCATCTCATTTATGCATGCGCTGAAACTTGGTTAAAAACAAGAGCAACCTTAAGCAGAGCACAGCAAGCTAATAACAAATCGAGCAATCGAGCACTTTGCCCGCTCCTCGGTTCTTGCGCCACACCAAATTGAATTACCTATAATGCCAGTCGAGCGGCGCTATTAATACTTATGTACCACTGTatgttaagtatacgccatgGATTCGAGCAATTCGCACTTGCTACGCCAAACGCTTTTAATGATGATCGATTTGGGCAAACAATGAAATTTCcgcattcaaattttattgctAGCAATCAGAAGTGTTTCCTTGTGCACACAGCCACTAGTACAGCTACTTATTATGTGTTTGTAGTATAGCTGCAAATATCGTACATATACAACGCGTACATACCCATTATCTacttaaattgcattaatctATCACAGGTGACGCCCTTTTGATGTTTGCTAgctaattttcaattgaaattgaatgatTGTTATTGTCATTGCCGGCGTTCTTGCGCCTTTGAACACGCGCGAAAAGTTAACATAATTTGAAGATGTTTCAAAGTTGGCCGTAATCAAGCAGCGTCACCCATTCCGCCCGCCTTTTATGAACTTCTCTGAAAACAGCTGTTCAATATACTAacttgcatattttgtattgcggtatttttctcgtCACTGTGCTACGGTAACACTGGCTGACGTTTGTAAACAAACTTGTAGTGCTGCCAGATGTTCAATCATAAGCGTAACTCTGTGtgtgcaataaaatttgtgtgaaattaaacaaaaacaaagcaaaacaattgagTTTACAATTAGTTGatgtgcaaaataattaacaaatcgCTTGTTTGCTAACAGTTCCTTGTTCTGCTGACCAAACAACTCgcgctacagcaacaacaggaaTTCCAATGCACTTTCTCCAAATGGTGTAAAACCAGTCTTGCGGCTTTTTTGACATCTATTCGATAtcaatagaaaaaaatacagGCCAAAAGCATACTCTGgccgtctcgtctcgtctgtGTTGTTAGCAGACTACTAAGCACCTGCGTTGTGAGCTGTGCTGTGTCGTGTTGAGTTGATTTTGCCGTTTTTATTGGCCTGGCCAATGCGACAATGGAgctggagcaacaacaacagtcacatCTTGCCCACTCTTGAGTACGTTTCGATTCTCTGCGACGAGAGCTTTTGAACAGCAAAGACAACAGAAAAACGATAACGCAAAAAGAATTTGTCATTTGCATACAAGTTGTTAGTTGGGCTTTGCTTTATGCATAACTCAGGTCGAGCATGTTTCTCATATTGAGTCATTTGATAgccaaacgcaaacgcaacgcATATTTGTGCTGAACGTATGTAGTGTCTTTCTTGATTGTCAATTTTGGCATTTAAATCATCTAAGCCATCTATCCCACTTTCACATTATAGCCACACATTTAAGAAGAACGCTAAAAATTATTGCGCACGATGACTTCAATTGAAGAGAAAGTGCGTTGCATATTGAACGCCAAAGATCTGGGCGACATCACAACAGAATTCTGTGATTTCTCGCTCAAAGAGCAGAATGCCACAGCCGAGGCGCAAGGTGTACAGCCATCATCGTCAGCCGACTTTGTGCCCAAAGTGGGCAAGACCATCAACTACATTGTGGCCTGTGTCATGTTCAATGAGCACGACGAGTTGCTAATGATCGAGGAGGCCAAACCAAGCTGTGCAGGTGACTCTAATTGTAGTTACTCTAATTTGTTACTATTTAAACGAGTTTTTTGTGCTTGCAGGCAAATGGTACTTACCCGCGGGACGCATGGAGCAAGGTGAATCCATCACGGAGGCTGCTGCACGTGAGCTGTTTGAGGAGACTGGCCTCAATGCGGAGATGACAACGCTGCTGGCTCTGGAGTCAGCTGGCGGCTCCTGGTTTCGCTTTGTGTTGACGGGTCGCATTACTGGCGGCCGACTTAAGACGCCCGCCGATGCGGATGCGGAATCCATACAAGCGCTGTGGCTGCGCGATCCCAAAGAAGTGCCGCTGAGAGCCAACGACATACTCAATATTATTAGCATTGGACAAGCGTATCATCAGAGCCAGAAGGCCAAGCAGCAATCGGACATTGTACGTCAGCCTGTATGGCACAACAATGTGCTGCCGACACGTTATCCGCACAAACGCAACTATCTGCGTGTGCTAGCCGTTGTGCGAAAGCGTGCCACGAACTCCATGAACATACTCATTAGTGAAAAGAATTCGCATCACTTTCCCACTGTGGAGTTGCATCCGAACCGCAGTCTACACTCGACTCTACGCAAGTTTATGATCGAGATCTTTGGCGCCGAGCTACCACAGCATCGACCACATGGCCTATTGAGCTTGGAGCACTCGCCATCTAACGATGATGCAACGGATGGCCTTTGCTTGAATCTGCTGGTTGCCTTCAGGCCAGCACTGGAGGAAATCTCGTTGATTGGCAAGTGCATCTGGCAGGAACTCAGTCAGCCGCTAGACGAAGCGTTGGCGCGCATTTTGAGCAGCAAACACGGATCGATACCACTGAATGTGATACGATAAGTGGTTTTAGCGTAGTTTTAGCCTAATCTATGTTAATGGTGCAAGCTTATATACTACCCTATAACtagcataataaatatgtcACAAGTTGTTGCAACTTTGTAAAACCACCTGCATTTTTGGTTGATATAAAATTTGGTGCTTTGAAGAAGTGAACACCTTTGAAAGCTGATTGCTACAAATCTGTATAAAACGAATTTTGTTCTAAGCCACTTAATATTAATGTTAACTAAGAATTAACTGTTACTAATCGCTAGTCAATGTTGCAAGTTAAATATTACGTCCAACTGAAGGTATTATGACTTTGCAAAACCAACTGATTTTTTTgacatatttgaatttagaGCGTTGACGCAGTGAACTCACTTTGAAGCTGACTGCTACATAAGAACAATTCCAACACTGAATTCAAAAgctaaatgttttttgttctaAATTTGCAACCACTTTTagaactaattttaaataaaagacataatttataaacacattactattatttattgatttcgaTTACACTTTTCTCAATTTTAAACAACATATGACATTGACTATATACAAATCGATCCTAAAATGCTCAACATACAATTTGTGATACGCAATAAACgtaagataaaaaaaatgctatCATGGAATATGTTTGCCAGTGTACTCGTACCTGTTATGTGTGTCTGTATAAGAGTGTCAGTTATCAACTATAGCAACAGTTGACTAGGTCAAATTTAGGTGAACGTAACAAGCACAGCGATACCTATACCTAGAAACTAAGAGCCAGTCTGATCTGATCTGATCCGATCTGATGTGATGTGACGTGATCTAATCCTTCCAGACCTTGTTAAAGAGATCCATAAAGGAGTCATAAATCATGAACGTTATCGCCACATCCAGGCACACGCGACCTAATCGGGGCACTGTGCCCTTGTAGAAGGCGGGAAGTCCCTCGTTCTTCAGAATTTGCATCGCACAATCTGCAGTGTTCTTGTACTTCGCAGCGTCCAGGCCCTGCATACGAGTCTTTACCACATCCAAGGGCGTGTTGCCAAACACGGAAGCCGCTCCAGCAATTGCACCAAAGACACCCACAACCAACTTGGGCACTGGCTTGTTGATGTCATCGCCCTGAAACCAATGCCACAATTATTCACAATTATCCCATTGAGTCGGAATAAATCAAAGCCCCTCTTTACCTTGTACAGATCCCTTAGTGATTCGACGACAAAGAAGCGAATGGCTTGATTCGAGCCCTGTTTCAAGATGGTCGGTGTCAGACCCTTGTAGATGCCACTGATGCCCTCCGCCTTAATAATTTGACCAACGCCATGAGCGAAGCCCTTGAATTTGGGATTCGGACTGCGCAGATCGTTGATGAACTTCACCTTGATTGTTTCCATGGGCGTCACCGCCAAGACAGCCTCACAGACACCAGCTCCCAGGCCACAGAAAAGCTTTCCACCAGCGGTCAGTTGTCCCTTGGAGTCGCTGACATTTGTTTTCATAAATTCAAAGGCACCAAATCTGAATAGAGTAGAAATATGCTTGAGAAACATAACAGGGaaactttatttaacttttaccTGGCTGCTGACTTGGGGATGCTGCCATAGAGGAGCACACTCAGACCACGGTACAGTCCAAAGAAGCCATTTGTGGCCACAGTCTTCTTTACACAATCGGCAATTCCATTGTACTTCTTGTTTGCACCCTTCTcgtccagctgcagctgtgtcTTCACGTATTCGGTGGGATATGTTATGCAGATCTCAATGCCGCCAGTAATGCCTCCGGCAATGATTCCTTTCAGACCTTTGCTGCCCCCGCTTGGCGCTGCAGCTCCACTATTGATCATCCAGGGGCGAGATTTGTAGGGACTAAGAAACGTGACTAAATTTTGACGATCCATTTCGTACTGCAGATAAACGGgtaacattttcaatttaaaaaacaataataactctACAAATGTAAATGTGTGCTGATATTAATagaaactaaaattaaatattctgaaTATGTGGGAGTCTGTTGTCAAAAGatcaaaacaagaaaaaaaaaacaaatctatTGTGTGTATGCAATAAAAGTGTGggtaaaaatacatttcatttaaaaaacatcGATATTCCAATTCCGAAGTTCAACAAGgcacgaaaagaaaaaaaatatattgctgaAGAACAGTTGACGTTGCAAATTATGCAACTTCTTGTACAGCATGATATGTAccatatacatactatataatatgtataattcagttataaaacattattaaatttggtTAGGTTTGCTGATAATCTACACATATATTCTGGCTACTTGATAATTGATAATTGacaattgataattttatcgcACTGTTTTCACCTTGAAAGCAAAGttcaaacaaaaactatatagGGATTATTGTTTGTCACAGACTGTATGTAaaacacacacgtacacattAACACTCAAAACATTCCATTCGATTCTGATAACTGCAGATCGTACGATAGTGACTTGGTTGAACAGTTTCAAGTTTCAACTTTTAAAAAGAGACAAGAGAATTGTCTAAGTTCACTTGAGTTGATTATATAAGTTTTGCATGAAGGCAAAAGATTATAAGAttggcaaaaatataattatttataggGAATTATCTGAAAtgtacattaaatatttacgaGCTTAAGCACAGTTCCGATAAAGATAAACAAAGTTTGTGAAAACTTTTCATTGGAAGTGTACACTTAAGCATACGAATTGAGGCACACACGCTATGAATCTGTCGAAATGGGCAATCGCAGCTGCACTTTACGAGCATTTCTAATTGGAACACACAGCAGTTATGAATATAGGCGAATATTACTCACAATAATTCTGGTTACGAATAATTAAGgggaaaaattttaaacaattcgGAAAATATCTTTGGTTGAGTGCTTAGCTGTTTAAAAGCGGCAGCGACGCGATCGCGGCTAGGGCAGCGAGTCAACTGTTGTTCACACACAACACTACGAACAAAATTCCAATTTCCAATCGCAGAGAAAGCGAACAAATTCAAATAGGCAGCGCATTTTGTAAACAACCAACTGCTTCTCCACTAAGATCAAGCAGGAGAGCAATGGCAaagcgagagtgagagtgagaggcaGAACATTTGCCGTCAAAGAGCAAAAGTAACGGCGATGGCGTGATACTCGATTTTTGTGACGACGCGGCagaaaaggcaacaacaacaagatctGTCTCTTTAATCAGCAAAACCCGTTTAGCATGGCGAAACATACAAAAGCTTTTTTCGCTGGAGAAAAGCTCACACCCGCGCTAGTTAAAAGCAATCGtcgcaaagcaaagcaaacgaaataaaaataaatgatacaGTTTTGTAAACTTTTCAAGTGCGCCGCAAAGTCGACAACACTTTTCTTACGTCAATTATACAACTACGCAATCCACTTGGAAGCTTGAGTAGCAAACTTATCCGTTTGTGTTATTTATTCTATGCTGGTCTAGTTATAAGCTAAGCAcacgtatttttatttatccaTCCATTTAGCCATCGATAcgtatttttatcattttatgaCGTGCCATACTTATAAACCTTTTCATTAACGAAcctttctattttatttaatcaacGGCCGTCCACATAGATAACACTGCACCATTTATCAAACTGTAGCCGGCAAACTGTGCACCTTAACTAAACCAAACGTTAGAGTCCATGTAGATTACAGCGCTGCTGTTGTCTCGTTTTGCCCCCTTGCATTGCGCATGCTCGAGGGCCAGCACTAAAAACTCCCACACACGCTATCGCTACGTAAGCTGTTCATGTACTCGCATATAGCGAAAACGTAATGACCATTGCGGAAATGCGTAGGGGTGGACGCCTCCCGTCTATACTAAAGTCACGTCACTTGACAATTACAGTGAAAGCTTTACATAGCAGACATCGAGAGTTGCAACGATTAGCCTGTTGATGTGCGTAAccaagttaattaaataatattacttttttggCTATTgtgaaagtaaataattaatttaattttgtaataattttgtttaatcatttaaattttataccAATAAAAGAATTAAACTGAAGCAAAAACTCATCAGACTTTAAGCgaattattagttttattcaaatgcattttgaaaTCTTTCATATGTCATTTTACATGTACACTCACGCACATGTACGTATTAGCTAGGTacaaatgtgtgtatgtgagtaagcatgtgtttataaataaacattagaATTGCAGTTCTTTCATTAAACGTTaatcaataacaatattacTAAACTGGGAATTAGTTCGTAGACAGTTTTTAGTTCAGTCATGATGGTGTAAGGTGTAGTCAGAAGACGCTTAGGCTGCCTTGTAGACGCGCACGCTCTTGATAGCGCCAATGGTGAGTgtctgcaacaaaaaaatagatcGTATTATTCTCAGAAAGaacagaaatatatatattagcgGTGCAACTTACTGTGATCAGTTCACTATCGGTGAACTCGCGGACAATAGTCGATGGCTTGTCGCCTTTCTGCTCCTGAGTCAGCTTGTTACCATCAAGGGTGATCACGCTCTTGACCTTGCGACCATCGAGAGTCTCCTCATCGAACTCCTCGCCCAGCTTGAAGCTGATGGCCGAGGTCTTGAAAGTCGAGGTGGTGGTCAGAGTGTAGGTATCTCCATCCTGAGTAACCTCCACAGTGGGGCTGACAGAGTTGCCCATCTTGCGCAGCACCATGCCGACGCCTATAAAATAAGAAagggaaaatatatatgaatgtaccATCATCATACTATCTCCATATAAATCATACGAGTATCATAAATTCAAGATTTGATGCGCTGCTAATTGAATTAGCCCGTCAAAGTTGAAGACCTGCATACAATGTAAatcatattgtatttaattgaaataataaagcTGAATTATGAAGTTCCTCGACAAGTTATCCAGACCGCGACCCCGACTCATATATACACTCTAGACCCCTCAAAAACCACAGACCACAGACGACGGTCGGAGTCGTGCTCAAGGTTAACCTCGTATACACTGTCTACAACAGCATCCGTACTTATCAATTGCTATACCTAAATATAGCTAACGATCCGCACAGCCGGCAAATGCAAGCAGCAACCTTATCGCGAatgcaaacacatacatacatgttatatttattacaatatatatgtatagaacTTTGCCCCTTGGTGACCATCCATCAAACAGACAAATCAATTATGttcaattatgtatttatgactgttttttttttttaagtggcGACTGACTTTCGGTCAAGTGTCTGCGGTTCGATAAGTTCCCATCGCCACTTTGAGAACTTTTTCAGCTGTTCCTGCACATCTacaacaaatactatattatattctCATTTCTTTTGACATAGATTAGGATCCGGTATAGTTGCCATACAGTTTACGGTTGTTGATATGGAGCAAAGTGCAAAATTCgcaatcataataaaaaaaggcattatcattttatatacatacaatgtTTATCACAACTTTGTCGACTAAATAGGGTCTCGGTACATACAAAAATCGAGATAAGGTTGATAAAAGTACACAAACTTATTTTGAAGGTCCTCAAAGCTTTCAATCAGCTGCACTTTAAATCGGTAATCGAAAACCCCCCACTTGAAATGGTCGTTCACCACAatcacaatataccaaatatgaaaattgaaaccTTGCCACCAGTGATGCCTGAGACTGGGACTGTGGCAGGAACCGTACATACATAGTTTAATATTAGATTCAAAACCACAAAAGACCGCAAGTAATAACAGACCCACACAACTGCAGCACTGTTGATCGAATCGAGAAGCATCGAATTTCTAAATTCCCCGACAATGCGTATCGAGAGACTATGGACTGTTACAATAAACCTTCGATCGATCGATAAGATCGTGTTGTACATTTACATCAACACAAGTCTGTGCAAAGTTCGGCAGTTCGAAACTTTTCCACAAATTAGAGAGCTCTCTAAGCTGTCAACACCAATTGCAATGACTAAGCGCACTTTACTTCCAAACTTATACTAAGAACATTCATGTACATGTGCATATGTATTCCGATAATGAATGAGTGAGCCCTGTCCATGTGCTTCAGACCAAAGTACAGTTTGAagtttaattactttttaagtttattacaCCATTAGTCGCTCGATAAGCGTTTCTGCACTTTCCACCTGTATTCTGGGTTCATGTTAACCAATAGCACCCATGCGGAAAGTGGAACAACAAAACCTCCCAATGTCCCAAAAATTTAACAACCACGTTTTTGCcctcttttttctgtttgcctTTCTTTCATCATTATTTTGCACATCTGCCAAATCTGCCGGCCGGCTTGCGTGTTTGTTCTCGCTTATTATGTGCACTGTCTTTCTCACTCTATCTTTCGACTTCTTTTGCACCATGTGGTTATGTacgtaataaaatatttgcatgtaAGGTTATAACAATATCCTAACTGTTTACTTACCCAATTCCTTCATG
It encodes:
- the LOC117573969 gene encoding 8-oxo-dGDP phosphatase NUDT18 — encoded protein: MTSIEEKVRCILNAKDLGDITTEFCDFSLKEQNATAEAQGVQPSSSADFVPKVGKTINYIVACVMFNEHDELLMIEEAKPSCAGKWYLPAGRMEQGESITEAAARELFEETGLNAEMTTLLALESAGGSWFRFVLTGRITGGRLKTPADADAESIQALWLRDPKEVPLRANDILNIISIGQAYHQSQKAKQQSDIVRQPVWHNNVLPTRYPHKRNYLRVLAVVRKRATNSMNILISEKNSHHFPTVELHPNRSLHSTLRKFMIEIFGAELPQHRPHGLLSLEHSPSNDDATDGLCLNLLVAFRPALEEISLIGKCIWQELSQPLDEALARILSSKHGSIPLNVIR
- the LOC117573970 gene encoding tricarboxylate transport protein, mitochondrial isoform X2; translated protein: MDRQNLVTFLSPYKSRPWMINSGAAAPSGGSKGLKGIIAGGITGGIEICITYPTEYVKTQLQLDEKGANKKYNGIADCVKKTVATNGFFGLYRGLSVLLYGSIPKSAARFGAFEFMKTNVSDSKGQLTAGGKLFCGLGAGVCEAVLAVTPMETIKVKFINDLRSPNPKFKGFAHGVGQIIKAEGISGIYKGLTPTILKQGSNQAIRFFVVESLRDLYKGDDINKPVPKLVVGVFGAIAGAASVFGNTPLDVVKTRMQGLDAAKYKNTADCAMQILKNEGLPAFYKGTVPRLGRVCLDVAITFMIYDSFMDLFNKVWKD
- the LOC117573970 gene encoding tricarboxylate transport protein, mitochondrial isoform X1, giving the protein MLPVYLQYEMDRQNLVTFLSPYKSRPWMINSGAAAPSGGSKGLKGIIAGGITGGIEICITYPTEYVKTQLQLDEKGANKKYNGIADCVKKTVATNGFFGLYRGLSVLLYGSIPKSAARFGAFEFMKTNVSDSKGQLTAGGKLFCGLGAGVCEAVLAVTPMETIKVKFINDLRSPNPKFKGFAHGVGQIIKAEGISGIYKGLTPTILKQGSNQAIRFFVVESLRDLYKGDDINKPVPKLVVGVFGAIAGAASVFGNTPLDVVKTRMQGLDAAKYKNTADCAMQILKNEGLPAFYKGTVPRLGRVCLDVAITFMIYDSFMDLFNKVWKD
- the LOC117573971 gene encoding probable fatty acid-binding protein, encoding MASFIGKKYKLEKSENFDEYMKELGVGMVLRKMGNSVSPTVEVTQDGDTYTLTTTSTFKTSAISFKLGEEFDEETLDGRKVKSVITLDGNKLTQEQKGDKPSTIVREFTDSELITTLTIGAIKSVRVYKAA